One Setaria italica strain Yugu1 chromosome I, Setaria_italica_v2.0, whole genome shotgun sequence DNA window includes the following coding sequences:
- the LOC101766666 gene encoding putative transcription factor bHLH041 isoform X2, with protein MELPANDLTASASLPVQQQFYEMAAFMGCESGEIEVGMSTPASGGSPMSLESSLHQVFSEDFFQQSLLEELLQLPPTRPSSPSSSLPSVSVGSPAAEGSTSLLRTLPVTPPPVATPSSGPERQAPAPPLHHPRPPLASPFSRHGGRLHFPSPDADDAAMAEAMLAVISASSSSALPTTHPSTSTAAPPPGNHHHHGARRWPRRRGTTTTAFRAYNAALAPRVPWRPPGAPGQRMIKMGISILRRMHMLRFSRERTGGATAMAQQAQEEEEDTPAAPTSSQLNHMISERRRRERLNESFEALRGLLPPGSKKDKATVLAKTLDYMNILVAQIADLEARNRSLESRAHQHANGGGGGGGGGWKERPYYSSSEQQEVVVLQGLSGGTSERVGQVHVTAASGAAASASSSSSSAVAGREVTVRVEARAAHGDVAELVARALAVIKEMGRFTVVAVDARRPGDGAAAHATFTLRATAGEFDEASLREAVMKVAAEDSATPAPSDDDS; from the exons ATGGAGCTGCCGGCGAACGACCTCACCGCCTCGGCGTCGCTGCCGGTGCAGCAGCAATTCTACGAG ATGGCGGCCTTCATGGGATGCGAAAGCGGCGAGATCGAGGTCGGCATGTCCACTCCGGCAAGCGGCGGGTCGCCCATGAGCCTCGAGTCGAGCTTGCATCAGGTTTTCTCGGAGGACTTCTTCCAGCAGTCGCTGCTCGAGGAGCTGCTCCAGCTCCCGCCAacgcggccgtcgtcgccgtcctcctcgctTCCGTCCGTCTCCGTGGGGAGCCCGGCGGCCGAGGGCTCGACGTCGCTGCTCCGCACGCTGCccgtcacgccgccgccggtcgccacGCCGTCGTCAGGACCAGAACGGCAGGCGCCGGCGCCTCCGCTCCAccacccgcgcccgccgctcgcgTCACCATTCAGCCGGCACGGCGGCCGTCTCCATTTCCCGAgccccgacgccgacgacgccgcgaTGGCGGAGGCCATGCTGGCCGTCatctccgcctcctcgtcctcggcgcTGCCGACGACTCATCCGTCcacgtcgacggcggcgcctcctccgggaaaccaccaccaccacggcgcgcgccggtggccgcggcggcggggcacgacgacgacggcgttcCGGGCATACAACGCGGCGCTGGCGCCGAGGgtgccgtggcggccgccgggcgCGCCCGGGCAGCGGATGATCAAGATGGGCATCTCGATCCTGAGGAGGATGCACATGCTCAGGTTCAGCCGGGAGCGCACCGGAGGCGCTACTGCGATGGCGCAGCAGgcgcaggaggaagaggaggacacGCCGGCGGCACCGACGAGCAGCCAGCTCAACCATATGATatcggagcggcggcggcgggagaggctCAACGAGAGCTTCGAGGCGCTCAGGGGGTTGCTGCCTCCGGGATCAAAG AAAGACAAGGCCACGGTCCTGGCCAAGACGCTGGACTACATGAACATCCTGGTAGCCCAGATCGCCGACCTCGAGGCGAGGAACCGAAGCCTGGAGAGCCGAGCTCACCAGCACgccaatggcggcggcggcggcggcggcggcggctggaaggAGCGGCCCTACTACTCCTCGTCGGAGCAACAAGAAGTGGTGGTGCTTCAGGGGCTGAGCGGCGGCACGTCAGAGAGGGTAGGGCAAGTCCACGTGACCGCCGCCAGCGGCGCCGCTGCCtcggcatcgtcgtcgtcgtcgtcagcgGTGGCCGGGCGGGAGGTCACCGTGCGGGTGGAGGCGCGGGCCGCGCACGGCGACGTGGCCGAGCTGGTGGCCCGTGCGCTGGCCGTGATCAAGGAGATGGGGCGCTTCACGGTGGTTGCCGTCGACGCCAGGCGGCCGGGCGATGGCGCTGCCGCCCACGCCACCTTTACGCTGCGAGCAACG GCGGGCGAATTCGACGAGGCGTCGCTGAGGGAGGCCGTGATGAAGGTAGCTGCCGAGGATTCGGCGACACCGGCGCCGTCGGACGACGACTCGTAG
- the LOC101766666 gene encoding putative transcription factor bHLH041 isoform X1 yields the protein MELPANDLTASASLPVQQQFYEEAGIKMAAFMGCESGEIEVGMSTPASGGSPMSLESSLHQVFSEDFFQQSLLEELLQLPPTRPSSPSSSLPSVSVGSPAAEGSTSLLRTLPVTPPPVATPSSGPERQAPAPPLHHPRPPLASPFSRHGGRLHFPSPDADDAAMAEAMLAVISASSSSALPTTHPSTSTAAPPPGNHHHHGARRWPRRRGTTTTAFRAYNAALAPRVPWRPPGAPGQRMIKMGISILRRMHMLRFSRERTGGATAMAQQAQEEEEDTPAAPTSSQLNHMISERRRRERLNESFEALRGLLPPGSKKDKATVLAKTLDYMNILVAQIADLEARNRSLESRAHQHANGGGGGGGGGWKERPYYSSSEQQEVVVLQGLSGGTSERVGQVHVTAASGAAASASSSSSSAVAGREVTVRVEARAAHGDVAELVARALAVIKEMGRFTVVAVDARRPGDGAAAHATFTLRATAGEFDEASLREAVMKVAAEDSATPAPSDDDS from the exons ATGGAGCTGCCGGCGAACGACCTCACCGCCTCGGCGTCGCTGCCGGTGCAGCAGCAATTCTACGAG GAAGCTGGCATTAAG ATGGCGGCCTTCATGGGATGCGAAAGCGGCGAGATCGAGGTCGGCATGTCCACTCCGGCAAGCGGCGGGTCGCCCATGAGCCTCGAGTCGAGCTTGCATCAGGTTTTCTCGGAGGACTTCTTCCAGCAGTCGCTGCTCGAGGAGCTGCTCCAGCTCCCGCCAacgcggccgtcgtcgccgtcctcctcgctTCCGTCCGTCTCCGTGGGGAGCCCGGCGGCCGAGGGCTCGACGTCGCTGCTCCGCACGCTGCccgtcacgccgccgccggtcgccacGCCGTCGTCAGGACCAGAACGGCAGGCGCCGGCGCCTCCGCTCCAccacccgcgcccgccgctcgcgTCACCATTCAGCCGGCACGGCGGCCGTCTCCATTTCCCGAgccccgacgccgacgacgccgcgaTGGCGGAGGCCATGCTGGCCGTCatctccgcctcctcgtcctcggcgcTGCCGACGACTCATCCGTCcacgtcgacggcggcgcctcctccgggaaaccaccaccaccacggcgcgcgccggtggccgcggcggcggggcacgacgacgacggcgttcCGGGCATACAACGCGGCGCTGGCGCCGAGGgtgccgtggcggccgccgggcgCGCCCGGGCAGCGGATGATCAAGATGGGCATCTCGATCCTGAGGAGGATGCACATGCTCAGGTTCAGCCGGGAGCGCACCGGAGGCGCTACTGCGATGGCGCAGCAGgcgcaggaggaagaggaggacacGCCGGCGGCACCGACGAGCAGCCAGCTCAACCATATGATatcggagcggcggcggcgggagaggctCAACGAGAGCTTCGAGGCGCTCAGGGGGTTGCTGCCTCCGGGATCAAAG AAAGACAAGGCCACGGTCCTGGCCAAGACGCTGGACTACATGAACATCCTGGTAGCCCAGATCGCCGACCTCGAGGCGAGGAACCGAAGCCTGGAGAGCCGAGCTCACCAGCACgccaatggcggcggcggcggcggcggcggcggctggaaggAGCGGCCCTACTACTCCTCGTCGGAGCAACAAGAAGTGGTGGTGCTTCAGGGGCTGAGCGGCGGCACGTCAGAGAGGGTAGGGCAAGTCCACGTGACCGCCGCCAGCGGCGCCGCTGCCtcggcatcgtcgtcgtcgtcgtcagcgGTGGCCGGGCGGGAGGTCACCGTGCGGGTGGAGGCGCGGGCCGCGCACGGCGACGTGGCCGAGCTGGTGGCCCGTGCGCTGGCCGTGATCAAGGAGATGGGGCGCTTCACGGTGGTTGCCGTCGACGCCAGGCGGCCGGGCGATGGCGCTGCCGCCCACGCCACCTTTACGCTGCGAGCAACG GCGGGCGAATTCGACGAGGCGTCGCTGAGGGAGGCCGTGATGAAGGTAGCTGCCGAGGATTCGGCGACACCGGCGCCGTCGGACGACGACTCGTAG